Proteins co-encoded in one Lacerta agilis isolate rLacAgi1 chromosome 6, rLacAgi1.pri, whole genome shotgun sequence genomic window:
- the DNAJC5 gene encoding dnaJ homolog subfamily C member 5 has product MGDQRQRSLSTSGESLYHVLGLDKNATSDDIKKSYRKLALKYHPDKNPDNPEAAEKFKEINNAHAILTDATKRNIYDKYGSLGLYVAEQFGEENVNTYFVLSSWWAKALFVFCGLITGCYCCCCLCCCCNCCCGKCKPKPPEGEEQEYYVSPEDLEAQLQSDERDTSDTPIVIQPVSETTQLTADSHPSYHTDGFN; this is encoded by the exons ATGGGAGACCAGAGGCAACGCTCATTGTCTACGTCTGGGGAATCATTGTACCATGTTCTAGGACTGGACAAGAACGCCACCTCAGATGATATTAAAAAGTCATACAG GAAACTTGCATTAAAATATCACCCTGATAAGAACCCAGATAATCCAGAAGCTGCAGAGAAATTTAAAGAAATCAACAATGCACACGCGATATTAACTGATGCTACAAAACGAAATATTTATGATAAGTATGGCTCCTTGGGTCTGTATGTAGCAGAGCAGTTTGGAGAGGAGAATGTGAACACGTACTTTGTGCTATCCAGCTGGTGGGCAAAG GCGCTGTTTGTGTTCTGTGGACTCATCACAGGCTGCTACTGCTGTTGCTGTCTCTGCTGTTGCTGTAACTGTTGCTGTGGAAAGTGTAAACCGAAACCCCCTGAAGGTGAAGAGCAGGAATACTATGTCTCCCCTGAAGACTTGGAGGCGCAGCTACAGTCAGATGAGAGGG ACACCTCAGATACACCTATTGTGATACAGCCAGTCTCAGAGACGACCCAGCTCACAGCGGACTCCCACCCCAGCTACCATACCGATGGATTTAACTAA